The proteins below are encoded in one region of Rhinolophus sinicus isolate RSC01 linkage group LG07, ASM3656204v1, whole genome shotgun sequence:
- the KAZALD1 gene encoding kazal-type serine protease inhibitor domain-containing protein 1 isoform X2, with protein MLQTPADVLALPLLLLLVVQAPPPTGARPSPGPDYLQRGWLRLLAEGEGCAPCQPEECATPRGCLAGRVRDPCDCCWECANIEGQLCDLDPSAHFYGRCGEQLECRLDTGGDLSRGEVPEPLCACRSQRPLCGSDGRTYAQICRLQEAARARPDANLTVAHPGPCESEPQIVSHPYDIWNVTGQDVIFGCEVFAYPMASIEWRKDGLEIQLPGDDPHISVQFRGGPQRFEVTGWLQIQAVRPSDEGTYRCLARNALGQVEAPASLTVLTPDQLNSTGIPPLPSLHLVPEEEVESEEGDDYY; from the exons ATGCTACAGACACCCGCAGATGTCTTGGCGCTGCCCCTGCTACTGCTGCTGGTGGTACAGGCGCCGCCCCCGACTGGCGCGCGGCCGTCCCCAGGCCCGGATTACCTGCAGCGCGGCTGGCTGCGGCTATTGGCGGAGGGCGAGGGCTGCGCTCCCTGCCAGCCAGAGGAGTGCGCCACGCCACGGGGCTGCCTGGCGGGCCGGGTGCGCGACCCGTGcgactgctgctgggaatgtgcCAACATCGAGggccagctctgtgacctggatCCCAGCGCCCACTTCTACGGGCGCTGCGGCGAGCAGCTTGAGTGCCGGTTGGACACAGGCGGAGACCTGAGCCGTGGAGAGGTGCCGGAGCCGCTGTGTGCCTGCCGTTCGCAGCGCCCACTCTGTGGTTCCGATGGCCGCACCTACGCGCAGATCTGCCGCCTGCAGGAAGCGGCCCGAGCTCGGCCGGACGCCAACCTCACTGTGGCGCACCCAGGGCCCTGCGAATCGG aGCCCCAGATCGTGTCGCACCCATATGACATTTGGAATGTGACGGGGCAGGATGTGATCTTTGGCTGTGAGGTGTTTGCCTACCCCATGGCCTCCATCGAGTGGAGAAAGGATGGCTTGGAAATTCAGCTGCCAGGGGATGACCCCCACATCTCTGTGCAG TTTAGGGGTGGACCCCAAAGGTTTGAGGTGACAGGCTGGCTACAGATTCAGGCTGTGCGTCCCAGCGATGAGGGCACCTACCGCTGCCTGGCCCGCAATGCCCTGGGCCAGGTGGAGGCCCCAGCTAGCCTGACTGTACTCACACCGG ACCAGCTGAACTCCACAGGCATCCCCCCACTGCCATCCCTGCACCTGGTTCCTGAGGAGGAGGTTGAGAGTGAAGAGGGCGATGATTACTACTAG
- the KAZALD1 gene encoding kazal-type serine protease inhibitor domain-containing protein 1 isoform X1 yields the protein MLQTPADVLALPLLLLLVVQAPPPTGARPSPGPDYLQRGWLRLLAEGEGCAPCQPEECATPRGCLAGRVRDPCDCCWECANIEGQLCDLDPSAHFYGRCGEQLECRLDTGGDLSRGEVPEPLCACRSQRPLCGSDGRTYAQICRLQEAARARPDANLTVAHPGPCESGFPPPSPEPQIVSHPYDIWNVTGQDVIFGCEVFAYPMASIEWRKDGLEIQLPGDDPHISVQFRGGPQRFEVTGWLQIQAVRPSDEGTYRCLARNALGQVEAPASLTVLTPDQLNSTGIPPLPSLHLVPEEEVESEEGDDYY from the exons ATGCTACAGACACCCGCAGATGTCTTGGCGCTGCCCCTGCTACTGCTGCTGGTGGTACAGGCGCCGCCCCCGACTGGCGCGCGGCCGTCCCCAGGCCCGGATTACCTGCAGCGCGGCTGGCTGCGGCTATTGGCGGAGGGCGAGGGCTGCGCTCCCTGCCAGCCAGAGGAGTGCGCCACGCCACGGGGCTGCCTGGCGGGCCGGGTGCGCGACCCGTGcgactgctgctgggaatgtgcCAACATCGAGggccagctctgtgacctggatCCCAGCGCCCACTTCTACGGGCGCTGCGGCGAGCAGCTTGAGTGCCGGTTGGACACAGGCGGAGACCTGAGCCGTGGAGAGGTGCCGGAGCCGCTGTGTGCCTGCCGTTCGCAGCGCCCACTCTGTGGTTCCGATGGCCGCACCTACGCGCAGATCTGCCGCCTGCAGGAAGCGGCCCGAGCTCGGCCGGACGCCAACCTCACTGTGGCGCACCCAGGGCCCTGCGAATCGG GcttcccacctccatccccagaGCCCCAGATCGTGTCGCACCCATATGACATTTGGAATGTGACGGGGCAGGATGTGATCTTTGGCTGTGAGGTGTTTGCCTACCCCATGGCCTCCATCGAGTGGAGAAAGGATGGCTTGGAAATTCAGCTGCCAGGGGATGACCCCCACATCTCTGTGCAG TTTAGGGGTGGACCCCAAAGGTTTGAGGTGACAGGCTGGCTACAGATTCAGGCTGTGCGTCCCAGCGATGAGGGCACCTACCGCTGCCTGGCCCGCAATGCCCTGGGCCAGGTGGAGGCCCCAGCTAGCCTGACTGTACTCACACCGG ACCAGCTGAACTCCACAGGCATCCCCCCACTGCCATCCCTGCACCTGGTTCCTGAGGAGGAGGTTGAGAGTGAAGAGGGCGATGATTACTACTAG